From a single Bacillus pumilus genomic region:
- a CDS encoding AbrB/MazE/SpoVT family DNA-binding domain-containing protein, with protein MKMKSTGIVRKVDELGRVVIPIELRRTLGIAEKDALEIYVDDEKIILKKYKPNMTCQVTGEVSDDNLKLANGKLVLSREGAEQIINEIQNQLQSQK; from the coding sequence ATGAAGATGAAATCTACAGGTATTGTACGTAAAGTTGACGAATTAGGACGCGTGGTGATTCCAATCGAACTTCGCCGTACTCTAGGAATCGCTGAAAAAGACGCTTTGGAAATTTATGTTGATGATGAAAAAATTATCCTAAAAAAATATAAACCAAACATGACTTGCCAAGTTACAGGTGAAGTATCAGACGATAACCTTAAACTTGCTAATGGTAAATTAGTTCTTAGCCGTGAAGGTGCAGAGCAAATCATTAACGAAATCCAAAACCAACTTCAATCACAAAAATAA
- a CDS encoding GIY-YIG nuclease family protein produces MEKHNHYFYVLKCADGSLYAGYTNDLQKRLSTHNNGKGAKYTRARRPVELYYHECFSTKTEAMQQEYRFKTWTRKKKDLYIEAMRMEEKKEAAHENTEKL; encoded by the coding sequence ATGGAGAAGCATAATCATTACTTCTATGTATTGAAATGTGCAGATGGCAGCTTGTATGCAGGTTATACTAATGATTTACAAAAAAGACTGTCGACCCATAATAATGGAAAAGGCGCAAAGTATACGAGAGCGAGACGGCCGGTTGAGCTGTATTATCATGAATGTTTTTCAACTAAAACGGAAGCCATGCAGCAAGAATATCGTTTCAAAACATGGACACGAAAAAAGAAAGACCTTTATATAGAAGCAATGCGAATGGAAGAAAAAAAGGAGGCGGCACATGAAAACACAGAAAAGCTTTGA
- a CDS encoding tRNA1(Val) (adenine(37)-N6)-methyltransferase, translating to MVSLREDERLDYLLAEDMKIIQSKTVFAFSLDAVLLAKFAYVPIQKGEIIDLCTGNGIVPLLLSTRSKASITGVEIQERLFDMAKRSVAYNQLEQQIELIHGDLNEMPARYGNHKVDVITCNPPYFKTPSKEEINENEYLAIARHEIHCTLEDVIRVSSTLLKQGGKLAMVHRPGRLLEIVELMKKYRIEPKRIQFVYPKQGKEANTILVEGIKDGKPDLKILPPLFVYGDDQEYTKEIRTILYGEA from the coding sequence ATGGTTTCGTTAAGAGAAGATGAACGTTTAGATTACTTGCTGGCCGAAGATATGAAGATTATTCAAAGTAAAACGGTGTTCGCTTTTTCATTGGATGCTGTGTTATTAGCAAAATTTGCGTATGTGCCCATCCAAAAAGGAGAGATCATTGATCTTTGTACGGGAAATGGCATCGTGCCCTTGCTTCTTTCGACTCGATCTAAGGCTTCTATTACAGGAGTCGAAATTCAAGAGCGGCTGTTTGATATGGCAAAAAGAAGTGTGGCGTATAATCAACTTGAACAGCAGATTGAATTGATTCATGGTGATTTAAATGAAATGCCGGCACGCTATGGCAACCACAAAGTAGATGTTATCACATGTAATCCGCCATATTTTAAGACGCCTTCTAAAGAAGAAATCAATGAAAATGAATATTTGGCGATCGCTCGGCATGAAATCCATTGTACATTAGAAGATGTCATTCGTGTCTCTTCCACGCTGCTGAAGCAAGGAGGAAAACTAGCGATGGTTCATCGACCGGGACGGCTGCTTGAGATTGTTGAATTGATGAAGAAATACCGAATTGAGCCAAAACGAATTCAATTTGTTTATCCGAAACAGGGGAAAGAAGCCAATACCATCCTAGTTGAAGGTATAAAAGATGGAAAACCAGATCTGAAAATTCTCCCGCCGCTTTTTGTTTATGGAGATGATCAAGAGTATACAAAAGAAATCAGGACGATACTGTATGGAGAAGCATAA
- the metG gene encoding methionine--tRNA ligase has product MPEKKKTFYLTTPIYYPSGKLHIGHAYTTVAGDAMARYKRLQGYDVMYLTGTDEHGQKIQQKAEEQNITPIEYLDPVVADIQSLWKKLDITNDDFIRTTEKRHTKIIEQVFQKLLDQGDIYLDQYEGWYSIPDETFYTETQLVDVERNEKGEVTGGKSPDSGHPVELIKEESYFFRMSKYADRLLDYYEKNPTFIQPESRKNEMINNFIKPGLEDLAVSRTTFDWGIKVPNNPKHVIYVWIDALFNYLTAIGYGTDQDEKYKKYWPANVHLVGKEIVRFHTIYWPIMLMALDLPLPKQIFAHGWLLMKDGKMSKSKGNVVDPVTLIDRYGLDALRYYLLREVPFGADGVFTPEGFVERVNYDLANDLGNLLNRTVAMVQKYFDGTLSSYKGPVNEFDEELKAVAEQTVKAYEEAMENLEFSVALSNVWTLISRTNKYIDQTAPWVLAKDETKRKELHSVMYHLAESLRITAVLLTPFLTKTPEKIFFQLGIAEEKLKSWDSILSFGAIQQTTVQKGEPLFPRLEVEEEVAYIKEKMQGSAPKVEEEKVEIEETELPELGAEIAFDDFSKVDLRVAQVLEAAPVKKADRLLKLQLDFGFEKRQIVSGIAKHYQPEELVGKKLVCVANLTPVKLRGEISQGMILTGETGGKLQVLEVDQSLANGTKIL; this is encoded by the coding sequence ATGCCAGAAAAGAAAAAAACGTTTTATCTGACTACACCTATTTACTATCCGAGCGGAAAATTACATATTGGACATGCTTATACGACAGTAGCAGGGGATGCTATGGCTCGTTATAAACGTCTTCAAGGCTATGATGTGATGTATTTAACGGGTACAGATGAGCACGGACAAAAAATTCAGCAAAAAGCTGAAGAACAAAACATTACACCAATCGAGTATCTAGATCCGGTCGTAGCAGACATTCAATCATTATGGAAGAAACTCGACATTACGAATGATGATTTCATCCGTACAACAGAAAAAAGACATACGAAAATCATTGAGCAAGTCTTTCAAAAACTGCTTGATCAAGGCGATATTTATTTAGATCAATATGAAGGCTGGTACAGTATTCCGGATGAGACATTCTATACAGAAACACAGCTTGTGGATGTTGAGCGGAATGAAAAAGGAGAAGTCACTGGCGGAAAAAGCCCTGACAGCGGACATCCTGTTGAATTAATTAAAGAGGAATCATATTTCTTCCGTATGAGTAAGTATGCGGATCGTTTACTAGACTATTACGAAAAGAATCCAACGTTCATCCAGCCTGAATCAAGAAAAAATGAAATGATCAATAACTTCATTAAACCGGGTTTAGAGGATTTGGCTGTATCAAGAACAACCTTTGACTGGGGAATTAAAGTTCCTAACAATCCAAAACACGTTATCTATGTGTGGATTGATGCATTATTCAACTATTTAACTGCGATTGGCTACGGAACTGATCAGGATGAAAAATACAAAAAATATTGGCCAGCTAACGTGCATCTCGTAGGGAAAGAAATCGTTCGTTTCCATACGATTTATTGGCCAATTATGCTGATGGCACTTGATCTGCCTCTGCCGAAGCAAATTTTTGCACACGGCTGGCTGCTGATGAAAGATGGCAAGATGTCTAAATCAAAAGGAAACGTGGTAGATCCGGTCACATTAATTGACCGCTATGGCCTTGATGCCCTTCGTTATTATCTCCTTCGTGAAGTACCATTTGGTGCGGATGGTGTGTTTACACCAGAAGGATTCGTGGAACGTGTAAACTATGACCTTGCCAATGATTTAGGTAACTTACTTAACCGTACAGTCGCGATGGTGCAAAAATATTTTGACGGTACATTAAGCAGCTATAAGGGGCCTGTTAATGAGTTTGATGAGGAGCTTAAAGCGGTAGCTGAACAAACTGTCAAAGCCTATGAAGAAGCGATGGAAAACCTTGAATTCTCGGTGGCTCTTTCAAATGTTTGGACATTAATCAGCAGAACCAATAAATATATTGATCAGACAGCTCCATGGGTGCTGGCAAAGGATGAAACGAAACGAAAAGAGCTGCATTCTGTCATGTATCATTTAGCAGAATCACTGCGCATCACAGCAGTGCTCTTAACGCCTTTCCTAACGAAAACACCGGAGAAAATTTTCTTCCAGCTTGGCATTGCTGAAGAGAAGCTCAAAAGCTGGGATAGTATCCTATCTTTCGGTGCGATTCAACAAACGACGGTACAAAAAGGAGAGCCTTTGTTCCCGCGTTTAGAGGTTGAAGAAGAAGTAGCTTATATTAAAGAGAAAATGCAGGGAAGTGCACCAAAGGTAGAAGAAGAGAAAGTAGAAATAGAAGAAACGGAATTACCTGAGCTGGGAGCAGAAATTGCATTTGATGATTTTTCAAAAGTTGATCTTCGAGTAGCACAGGTATTGGAAGCAGCTCCAGTGAAAAAAGCAGATCGTCTCTTAAAACTTCAGCTTGATTTTGGTTTTGAAAAAAGACAAATTGTTTCAGGGATTGCCAAGCATTATCAACCTGAGGAATTAGTAGGGAAAAAGCTCGTTTGCGTAGCGAATCTCACACCAGTCAAGCTTAGAGGGGAAATTTCCCAGGGAATGATTTTGACAGGAGAAACTGGCGGGAAATTGCAGGTTCTTGAAGTAGATCAATCTCTTGCAAATGGAACAAAAATTTTATAA
- the yabA gene encoding DNA replication initiation control protein YabA, whose protein sequence is MDKKELFDTVINLEEQIGSLYRQLGDLKNHIGEVIEENHQLQMENQHLRERLDQSDRDKSSEAENDSAQKLSHSDIGEGHDNLARLYQEGFHICNVHYGSIRKEGDCLFCLSFLNKK, encoded by the coding sequence TTGGATAAAAAGGAACTATTTGATACGGTGATCAATTTAGAAGAACAAATCGGTTCTCTTTATCGCCAGTTAGGTGATTTGAAAAATCATATCGGTGAAGTGATTGAAGAAAATCATCAGCTGCAGATGGAGAATCAGCACTTGCGTGAACGTCTCGATCAGTCTGATCGGGACAAATCGTCTGAAGCAGAGAATGATTCTGCTCAGAAGCTAAGTCATTCTGATATAGGAGAAGGTCATGATAACCTGGCTCGGTTATATCAGGAGGGCTTCCATATTTGTAATGTACATTATGGAAGCATTCGTAAAGAGGGAGACTGTTTGTTCTGTCTGTCATTTTTAAATAAAAAATGA
- the rsmI gene encoding 16S rRNA (cytidine(1402)-2'-O)-methyltransferase yields MKTQKSFDGQSDMGVLYLVPTPIGNLEDMTFRAIQTLKDVDYIAAEDTRQTKKLCHVYEIDTPLTSYHEHNKDSSGHKLIEWLKEGKNIALVSDAGLPTISDPGAEVVRDFTSIGGYVIPLPGANAALTALIASGITPQPFFFYGFLDRQKKEKKKQLEALKKRQETIIFYEAPHRLKETLTLMKEVWGNRNIAITRELTKKFEEFIRGDLEYVLTWSAENQIRGEFCLVVQGNDQEEEELNEEAWWKSLSEKEHVIHYIEEGLTSKEAIKRTAVERGVPKRTIYDAYHIEQ; encoded by the coding sequence ATGAAAACACAGAAAAGCTTTGATGGTCAATCAGACATGGGGGTTCTTTATCTCGTCCCAACCCCAATTGGCAACTTAGAAGATATGACGTTCCGGGCAATCCAAACATTAAAAGATGTAGACTATATTGCCGCAGAAGATACAAGGCAAACGAAAAAACTTTGTCATGTCTATGAAATTGATACGCCGTTAACGAGTTATCACGAGCATAACAAAGACAGCAGCGGCCACAAGTTAATTGAATGGTTAAAAGAAGGCAAAAACATCGCACTTGTGAGTGATGCCGGTTTACCTACGATCTCAGATCCAGGTGCTGAAGTGGTTCGAGACTTTACTAGCATCGGCGGCTATGTCATTCCGTTACCCGGAGCGAATGCTGCACTAACAGCCCTCATTGCATCTGGCATTACACCTCAGCCATTTTTCTTTTATGGTTTTCTTGACCGGCAAAAAAAAGAAAAGAAAAAACAACTCGAAGCGTTGAAAAAGCGGCAAGAAACAATCATTTTCTATGAAGCACCTCATCGGTTAAAAGAAACGCTGACTTTGATGAAGGAAGTGTGGGGCAACCGGAATATCGCCATTACAAGAGAGCTGACGAAAAAATTTGAAGAGTTTATTCGTGGAGATTTAGAATATGTGCTGACATGGTCGGCAGAAAACCAAATTCGTGGTGAATTCTGTCTTGTCGTACAAGGAAATGATCAAGAGGAAGAAGAGTTAAATGAAGAAGCTTGGTGGAAGTCCTTATCTGAAAAAGAACACGTGATCCATTACATAGAGGAAGGATTAACGTCAAAGGAAGCCATTAAACGTACAGCAGTCGAACGTGGTGTACCAAAGCGCACCATATATGATGCGTACCATATTGAACAATAA